The proteins below are encoded in one region of Colletotrichum lupini chromosome 5, complete sequence:
- a CDS encoding pH-response regulator, with translation MSLKDRSNPPLASWQRLRPDRSSSVSRSVKRSGNENSDEGDDLARGSLARWDGTQSNTGSKEHHKTTVDISVCPDIRLQELQQQSNDDEGVFDAFLAIGTLESAIRQRGVITEPQKQGIVATCNIPDRPRREDLTNQRCKLDNEPTNRGAGDACASQGPFSPNFLLQSHRATRNMNLGPGWATLMTSYSLACTGTLTYTAFLAPDGVPSVVLSQITAHIMRIPVSWGRPRGLLLSPISISIINMAVTGFIHHFGTFLLLVATILLVITSISAPVVHNISLLTVKLGDTSAGNEITFGTFGYCVRGGSDYGSDQCSRSRIGYSPTDIIAEADATQYSNLSSNVAEGLTRVMVLHPVAAGVSFIAFILSVGAGMFGSLFAALVSGVAFIITIVALICDWVMFAVVRRNVNRDGNGSSAHYDVALWTLLAAAICLLLGTVIVFFTCCSGRLRKRRQQRSKVDNYSPPATHTTYRRRRFWQRSSRY, from the exons ATGTCCCTCAAGGACCGATCAAACCCGCCTCTCGCATCTTGGCAGCGATTGCGC CCTGATCGGAGTTCCAGCGTTTCGCGCTCAGTGAAGCGTTCCGGAAACGAAAATTCCGATGAAGGCGACGATTTGGCACGAGGCTCATTGGCGAGATGGGATGGCACCCAGTCAAA TACAGGGTCGAAAGAACACCACAAGACGACCGTTGACATTTCGGTATGTCCTGACATCAGATTGCAAGAATTGCAACAACAGTCGAACGATGACGAAGGTGTCTTTG ATGCTTTTCTTGCCATAGGAACACTTGAGTCGGCAATACGGCA GCGTGGCGTCATTACAGAGCCACAAAAACAAGGAATAGTGGCAACCTGCAATATCCCAGATCGGCCACGACGCGAGGACCTGACCAATCAGCGGTGCAAACTGGATA ACGAGCCGACCAACCGTGGCGCGGGGGATGCTTGCGCAAGCCAGGGTCCATTTTCACCCAATTTTCTCCTACAGAGCCACAGAGCCACGAGAAACATGAACTTGGGCCCGGGCTGGGCCACGTTGATGACGTCGTACTCGTTGGCTTGCACCGGGACCCTGACTTACACGGCATTCTTGGCCCCGGACGGTGTGCCTAGTGTGGTACTGTCACAGATCACAGCACACATCATGCGAATTCCTGTTTCTTGGGGTCGGCCCAGGGGTC TACTCCTATCGCCAATT TCCATCTCCATAATCAACATGGCTGTCACCGGCTTCATTCACCACTTTGGTACCTTTTTGCTCCTTGTAGCAACGATTCTTCTGGTCATCACCAGCATCTCTGCTCCAGTGGTGCACAACATCTCACTGTTGACCGTCAAGCTGGGCGACACTTCCGCCGGCAATGAGATCACATTTGGTACCTTTGGATACTGCGTCCGTGGCGGCTCTGACTA TGGCTCCGACCAGTGCAGCCGTTCCAGGATCGGTTACTCACCCACCGACATCATCGCCGAGGCCGATGCCACCCAGTACTCCAACCTGTCCTCCAACGTCGCCGAGGGCTTGACCCGGGTCATGGTTCTCCACCCCGTCGCCGCAGGCGTCTCCTTCATCGCCTTCATCCTCTCCGTCGGTGCTGGCATGTTTGGCTCCCTCTTCGCCGCCCTTGTCTCCGGCGTTGCCTTCATCATCACTATCGTCGCCCTCATCTGCGACTGGGTCATGTTCGCCGTCGTCCGCCGCAACGTCAACAGGGATGGCAACGGCAGCTCCGCCCACTACGATGTCGCTCTCTGGACCCTCCTGGCCGCCGCCATCTGCCTGCTCCTCGGCACCGTCATCGTCTTCTTCACCTGCTGCAGCGGCCGTCTTCGCAAGCGCCGTCAGCAGCGTTCCAAGGTTGACAACTACTCCCCTCCTGCCACCCACACTACCTACCGCCGTCGCCGCTTCTGGCAGCGCAGCAGCCGCTACTAG
- a CDS encoding anion-transporting ATPase → MAAIIDADDVMEPTLQSILDQKSLRWIFVGGKGGVGKTTTSCSLAIQLAKARKSVLLISTDPAHNLSDAFNQKFGKEARLIEGFTNLSAMEIDPNGSMQDLLAGQNEEVDAMSGGLGGMMQDLAFAIPGIDEAMSFAEVLKQVKSMSYETIIFDTAPTGHTLRFLSFPSVLEKALAKVSQLSSQYGPLLNGFLGQGGQLPNGQNLNEMMEKLETLRETISEVNTQFKDENLTTFVCVCIPEFLSLYETERMIQELANYGIDTHSIVVNQLLFPKKGSNCDQCTARRRMQKKYLEQIEELYDEFNVVKMPLLVEEVRGKEKLEKFSEMLTTPYSPPEMDA, encoded by the exons ATGGCCGCCATCATCGACGCCGACGACGTGATGGAGCCCACCCTCCAGTCCATCCTCGACCAAAAGTCGCTGCGCTGGATCTTTGTCGGAGGAAAGGGTGGTGTAGGAAAGACAACCACGTCGTGCTCCCTTGCCATTCAGCTCGCCAAGGCGCGCAAGTCGGTCCTCCTCATCTCCACCGACCCGGCGCACAACCTGTCCGACGCCTTCAACCAGAAGTTCGGCAAGGAAGCCCGCCTCATTGAGGGCTTCACCAACCTGAGCGCCATGGAGATCGACCCCAACGGCAGCATGCAGGACCTGCTTGCGGGCCAGAATGAGGAGGTGGATGCCATGAGTGGTGGCCTCGGTGGCATGATGCAGGATCTGGCATTTGCT ATCCCTGGTATCGACGAAGCCATGTCCTTCGCCGAAGTTCTCAAGCAAGTAAAGTCAATGTCCTACGAAACAATCATCTTCGACACCGCCCCGACAGGCCACACTCTCCGCTTCCTCTCCTTCCCCAGCGTCCTCGAAAAGGCCCTCGCAAAGGTCTCCCAGCTCAGCTCGCAGTACGGGCCCCTCCTCAACGGCTTCCTCGGCCAGGGCGGCCAGCTTCCCAACGGCCAGAACCTCAACGAGATGATGGAGAAGCTCGAGACGCTGCGCGAGACAATCTCCGAGGTCAACACCCAGTTCAAGGACGAGAATCTGACAACTTTCGTCTGCGTCTGCATCCCCGAGTTCCTGTCTCTCTACGAGACGGAGCGCATGATCCAGGAGCTGGCAAACTACGGCATCGACACCCACAGCATCGTCGTCAACCAGCTCCTCTTCCCCAAGAAGGGCAGCAACTGCGACCAGTGCACGGCCCGTCGCAGGATGCAGAAGAAGTACCTCGAACAAATTGAGGAGTTGTATGACGAGTTCAACGTCGTCAAGATGCCGTTGTTGGTTGAGGAAGTCCGCGGCAAGGAGAAGCTGGAAAAGTTCAGCGAGATGCTGACCACGCCTTACTCACCGCCCGAAATGGATGCCTGA
- a CDS encoding MPE1, which translates to MASSVFFKFKSQKEPTRVEFDGTGISVFELKRDIILKSGLGDGTDFDLAIYSEDGSEEYDDDTTIIPRSTTVVARRLPAAKPGAGRGARYVSGKMPVAAKNSSRKEQTTKSATAKAASNAISQMNNAMTEEEKMAAMFQAQTESWSAQQEEMSNQTPVFKPGSKKPANVPDHDPPNGYICYRCGEKGHWIQLCPTNDDPEFDNRPRVKRTTGIPRSFLRTVDKSVALAQSGDDETKRPSGIMVNAEGEFVIAEPDKASWEQFQAKAKSSASAAKAIAMGDKELQDQGLECPIDKKMFIDPMKTPCCQKTYCNDCITNALIESDFVCPNCSTEGVLIDDLKADEEAAEKMKEFLKEKNDAKSPTAASPPPASSPKENGETKTESANGIAKSPTSQKSPAATAAAPASVPTGPKADGTPKSTSATPATAPSGPTAERASSVESNSKKRPADELMENPKIPKAPKAMQKQQEQQQAMMNGMNGMGNMPMDPMMGFGGMNMMNGFMGMPNMPNMPNMGNMGNMGNMNMGMPMMGMMNPMMGMPGFNPMNGGGFPGMGGNNNMYGNNFGGNMNGMNHMNGMNGGMNGGGMNGGGMNGGGMGGYNQQQRHNFTQPSNDEDAYFRRPVNPHRHQNRQKRVRPSDYREL; encoded by the exons ATGGCGTCCTCCGTGTTCTTCAAGTTCAAGTCTCAAAAGGAGCCGACGCGAGTTGAGTTCGATGGCACCGGTATTTCCGTCTTCGAGCTGAAGCGCGACATCATTTTGAAGAGCGGCTTGGGAGATGGTACCGACTTCGACCTTGCTATTTACTCCGAGGATGGCAGTGAGG AGTACGATGATGATACGACCATTATCCCCCGATCTACGACCGTAGTTGCTCGTCGCCTTCCAGCCGCCAAGCCTGGTGCAGGCCGAGGCGCCCGATATGTCTCTGGCAAGATGCCCGTTGCTGCGAAGAATTCCTCCCGCAAAGAACAGACCACCAAATCAGCCACAGCCAAGGCCGCATCCAACGCCATCAGCCAGATGAACAATGCCATGACGGAAGAAGAGAAGATGGCAGCCATGTTCCAGGCCCAAACCGAGTCTTGGTCAGCCCAACAGGAGGAAATGTCAAA CCAAACCCCTGTGTTCAAGCCAGGTTCTAAGAAGCCAGCAAACGTGCCTGACCATGACCCTCCCAATGGCTACATTTGCTATCGCTGTGGAGAGAAAGGTCACTGGATCCAGTTGTGCCCAACGAACGACGATCCAGAGTTTGACAATCGTCCACGTGTGAAGCGCACGACTGGTATTCCGCGGTCATTTTTGCGCACAGTGGACAAGTCGGTTGCCCTCGCCCAGAGTGGTGACGACGAGACCAAGAGACCATCAGGCATCATGGTCAATGCCGAGGGAGAATTTGTGATCGCTGAGCCTGACAAGGCTTCATGGGAACAGTTCCAGGCCAAAGCCAAGTCTTCAGCGTCTGCTGCCAAGGCAATTGCTATGGGAGACAAAGAATTGCAGGACCAGGGACTTGAGTGTCCTATCGACAAGAAGATGTTCATAGACCCAATGAAGACCCCGTGCTGCCAGAAGACGTATTGCAATGATTGCATAACCAATGCTCTCATCGAATCGGACTTCGTCTGCCCTAATTGCTCTACGGAAGGTGTCTTAATTGACGACCTCAAGGCTGATGAGGAAGCTGCGGAGAAGATGAAGGAGTTCCTCAAGGAGAAGAACGATGCAAAGAGCCCGACAGCAgcctcgccgccgccagcCTCGTCGCCCAAGGAAAATGGAGAGACAAAGACAGAATCAGCCAACGGAATCGCCAAATCGCCCACATCGCAAAAGTCTCCTGCGGCCACAGCAGCAGCTCCTGCCTCAGTGCCAACAGGCCCGAAAGCCGATGGCACGCCAAAGTCGACATCAGCAACTCCTGCCACCGCTCCGTCCGGCCCCACCGCTGAGCGCGCGTCGTCCGTGGAGTCCAACTCCAAGAAGCGCCCTGCTGATGAGTTGATGGAGAACCCTAAGATTCCGAAGGCTCCGAAGGCGATGCAGAAGCAACAAGAGCAACAGCAAGCGATGATGAACGGCATGAACGGCATGGGCAACATGCCTATGGACCCGATGATGGGTTTCGGCGGCATGAACATGATGAACGGCTTCATGGGAATGCCAAACATGCCCAATATGCCAAACATGGGCAACATGGGCAACATGGGTAACATGAACATGGGGATGCCAATGATGGGCATGATGAATCCTATGATGGGCATGCCCGGCTTCAACCCCATGAACGGCGGCGGCTTCCCTGGTATGGGCGGCAACAACAACATGTACGGCAACAACTTCGGCGGTAACATGAACGGCATGAATCATATGAATGGCATGAACGGCGGAATGAATGGTGGCGGGATGAACGGCGGCGGGATGAACGGCGGCGGTATGGGTGGCTATAATCAGCAACAACGCCACAACTTCACACAGCCCAGCAACGACGAGGACGCGTACTTCCGAAGGCCGGTGAACCCTCACCGTCACCAGAACCGGCAGAAGCGTGTCCGCCCCAGCGACTACAGAGAGCTGTGA
- a CDS encoding peptidase family M20/M25/M40, whose translation MPRTSLFRGLALPQTARKFVPTTPKSLPCWQTISQSRRHYLTPAIKAHQARKTKMAPQLDGYFKQVDADTDHFIDRLRKAVAIPSISADVERRPDVVKMGEWLAAELKALGASVELRELGEQPDKPGLQLPPVVLGRYGSDKNKRTILVYGHYDVQPAEKTDGWATEPFELSVDDKGRMFGRGATDDKGPVLGWLNAIEAHQKAGIDFPVNLLMCFEGMEEYGSEGLDDLINAEAKKFFADADAVCISDNYWLGTEKPCLTYGLRGCNYYSVEIKGPGADLHSGVFGGTAQEPMTDLVRVLGSLVDTDGKIQIPGIMEQVAPVTKDEETLYDGIAFTMETLHESLGSKTTIYEDKKSTLMGRWRYPSLSVHGVEGAFSAPGAKTVIPAKVTGKFSIRTVPNMEEEATNEAVYKYVNEQFAKLKSKNTMKVWAQHTGKWWVASPKHWNFSAAAKATERVWGVQPDFTREGGSIPVTLTFEQATGKNVLLLPMGSSTDGAHSINEKLDKRNYIEGIKLLGAYLHYVAEEPIA comes from the exons ATGCCCCGCACCTCGTTGTTTAGAGGCCTTGCCCTCCCTCAGACTGCTCGAAAGTTTGTTCCTACAACTCCCAAATCTCTACCGTGTTGGCAGACCATCTCACAATCTCGCCGTCACTACCTTACTCCAGCTATAAAAGCACACCAAGCTCGAAAGACCAAGATGGCTCCTCAACTCGACGGCTACTTCAAGCAGGTCGATGCCGACACCGATCACTTCATCGACCGCCTCCGGAAGGCTGTTGCGATCCCCTCCATCTCAGCTGATGTTGAGCGTCGTCCCGATGTCGTGAAGATGGGCGAGTGGCTCGCTGCCGAGCTGAAGGCCCTCGGTGCCTCAGTCGAGCTTCGCGAGCTCGGTGAGCAGCCTGACAAGCCTGGCTTGCAGCTGCCCCCGGTCGTGCTGGGAAGATATGGAAGCGACAAGAACAAGAGAACTATCCTGGTCTACGGCCACTACGATGTTCAGCCCGCCGAGAAGACTGATGGCTGGGCGACCGAGCCTTTTGAGCTCTCCGTCGATGACAAGGGCAGAATGTTCGGCCGTGGTGCCACGGACGACAAGGGACCCGTTCTCGGCTGGTTGAACGCCATCGAGGCTCACCAGAAGGCCGGCATCGACTTCCCCGTCAACCTCCTCATGTGCTTCGAGGGTATGGAGGAGTACGGTTCGGAGGGTCTTGACGATCTCATCAATGCCGAGGCCAAGAAGTTCTTCGCTGACGCCGATGCTGTCTGCATTTCTGACAACTACTGGCTCGGAACTGAGAAGCCCTGCTTGACCTATGGTCTCCGTGGCTGCAACTACTACTCTGTCGAGATCAAGGGCCCTGGCGCTGATTTGCACAGCGGTGTCTTCGGCGGCACTGCTCAGGAACCCATGACTGACCTGGTCCGCGTTCTCGGCTCCTTGGTCGACACTGACGGCAAGATCCAGATTCCTGGCATTATGGAGCAGGTCGCCCCTGTTACCAAGGATGAGGAGACTCTGTATGATGGCATTGCCTTCACTATGGAGACTCTCCACGAGTCTCTCGGCAGCAAGACTACTATCTACGAAGACAAGAAGTCCACCCTCATGGGAAGATGGCGCTACCCCTCCCTCTCTGTCCACGGTGTTGAGGGTGCCTTCTCTGCCCCTGGCGCGAAGACTGTTATTCCGGCCAAGGTCACTGGCAAGTTCTCCATCCGTACCGTGCCCAAcatggaggaggaggcgacCAACGAGGCCGTTTACAAGTACGTCAACGAGCAATTCGCAAAGCTCAAGAGCAAGAACACCATGAAGGTTTGGGCTCAGCACACCGGCAAGTGGTGGGTTGCATCGCCCAAGCACTGGAACTTCTCGGCTGCCGCCAAGGCTACCGAGCGCGTCTGGGGCGTGCAGCCTGACTTCACCCGTGAGGGTGGAAG TATCCCCGTCACCTTGACCTTTGAGCAGGCCACCGGCAAGAACGTTCTTCTTCTGCCCATGGGTAGCTCCACTGACGGTGCTCACTCCATCAACGAGAAGCTGGACAAGCGCAACTACATCGAGGGCATTAAGCTCCTTGGCGCTTACCTGCACTACGTCGCCGAGGAGCCCATCGCATAA
- a CDS encoding ornithine decarboxylase antizyme, which translates to MAPMNQVNNYSSSNYGEAIVRQANVLASCYIVDSAATLRGLHYCTTGAAGLPSPPSSPPLAAITASNELALLPKASSSSSKRRDTVPGKRISRRGGAALSIREECERFFCESMRAVFRGETDTGSRGSGLHQGAYYYNNGSSNANNMLPTPPPDEDLAVQPHVPFGGRGGDGAEGFTAPTAPAPATAWLEVWDFAGGASFRAFVADDGAEKSLFALFDRNVIGRDLKPALMALMELVDGPLNCQHLVVCIDRTIEEEDAKSLMKSLQWIGFELTTLDQWARDVDVTSNLWLFMSMEI; encoded by the exons ATGGCGCCCATGAATCAGGTCAACAATTacagtagtagtaattatggTGAGGCCATTGTCCGTCAGGCCAATGTCCTCGCCAGCTGCTACATCGTCGATTCCGCCGCGACTCTTCGCGGTCTCCACTACTGCACTACCGGCGCCGCAG GACTACCATCCCCTCCTTCAAGTCCCCCCCTCGCGGCCATAACGGCATCCAACGAGCTCGCTCTGCTTCCCAaggccagcagcagcagctccaAGAGGCGCGATACCGTGCCCGGCAAGAGGATTAGCCGCAGAGGGGGGGCAGCACTTTCGATCAGGGAAGAATGTGAAAGGTTCTTTTGTGAGTCCATGAGGGCTGTGTTCCGCGGTGAGACGGACACTGGCTCGCGTGGCTCCGGCCTGCATCAAGGTGCTTATTACTACAACAACGGCAGCAGCAACGCCAACAACATGCTGCCCACTCCGCCGCCAGACGAGGACTTGGCCGTTCAACCGCACGTCCCGTTCGGGGGACGCGGCGGGGACGGTGCTGAGGGCTTCACGGCTCCTACCGCACCGGCCCCGGCCACCGCGTGGTTGGAGGTTTGGGACTTTGCCGGCGGCGCGAGTTTCAGGGCCTTTGTGGCGGACGACGGGGCTGAAAAGTCCCTGTTCGCCCTGTTTGACAGGAATGTCATTGGACGTGACCTGAAGCCTGC ACTTATGGCGCTGATGGAGCTGGTCGATGGACCGCTCAACTGCCAACACCTGGTCGTCTGCATCGACCGGACCattgaggaggaggatgcaAAGTCGCTGATGAAGAGCCTGCAGTGGATCGGCTTCGAGTTGACTACGCTGGATCAGTGGGCGAGAGATGTGGACGTGACGAGCAACCTGTGGCTGTTTATGAGCATGGAGATCTAG
- a CDS encoding imidazoleglycerol phosphate synthase: MPKVHLLDYVAGNVRSLVNAIEKVGYEVEWIRRPEDVPSAEKLILPGVGHFGHCLSQLSQAGFLPAISAHIASGKPFMGICVGIQALFEGSLEDPDVPGLGVVKGRLDRFDASTKSVPQIGWNSANTGGASLYDLRPDSKYYYVHTYKYPYVRGELEAQGWTVATGTYGDETFVGALARGNIFATQFHPEKSGAAGLRCLRAFLDGSGAANLAAGGATPSAAVETTTAAPCQDGLTRRVIACLDVRTNDQGDLVVTKGDQYDVREKSEGGAVRNLGKPVEMARRYYEQGADEVTFLNITSFRDCPLADVPMLEILRRTSETVFVPLTIGGGIRDTVDTDGTKVSALEIATMYFKSGADKVSIGSDAVLAAEEYHGAGRKLFGNTAIEQISKAYGNQAVVVSVDPKRVYVPNTDATRHNILKTSHPGPKGEEYCWYACTIKGGRETRDMDVVELAQAVEAMGAGEILLNCIDKDGTNSGFDLELISQVKAAVQIPVIASSGAGEPAHFEEVFAKTTTDAALGAGMFHRGEYTVKQVKDFLADKGLKVRQFEETI; encoded by the exons ATGCCAAAGGTCCACCTCTTGGACTACGTCGCGGGCAATGTTCGCAGCTTGGTGAACGCCATCGAGAAGGTCGGCTACGAAGTCGAGTGGATTAGAAGGCCGGAAGATGTTCCCTCAGCAGAA AAACTGATCCTCCCCGGTGTCGGCCACTTCGGCCACTGCCTCTCCCAACTCTCCCAAGCCGGCTTCCTCCCCGCCATCTCCGCCCACATCGCCTCAGGCAAGCCCTTCATGGGCATCTGCGTCGGCATCCAGGCCCTCTTCGAAGGCTCCCTCGAGGACCCCGACGTCCCCGGCCTCGGCGTCGTAAAGGGCCGCCTCGACCGCTTCGACGCCTCCACCAAGTCCGTCCCACAGATCGGCTGGAACAGCGCAAACACGGGCGGCGCGAGCCTCTACGACCTCCGGCCGGATTCGAAATACTACTACGTCCACACCTACAAATACCCCTACGTCCGCGGCGAGCTCGAGGCCCAAGGGTGGACCGTCGCGACGGGAACCTACGGCGACGAGACGTTCGTCGGCGCCCTCGCCAGGGGTAACATCTTCGCGACGCAGTTCCACCCCGAAAAGTCCGGCGCCGCGGGCCTGCGCTGCCTCCGCGCCTTCCTCGACGGCTCCGGCGCCGCGAATCTCGCCGCCGGAGGTGCTACACCATCAGCCGCTGTCGagaccaccaccgccgccccCTGCCAAGACGGCCTCACCCGCCGCGTAATCGCCTGCCTCGACGTCCGCACAAACGACCAGGGCGACCTCGTCGTAACAAAGGGCGACCAGTACGACGTCCGCGAAAAGTCCGAAGGCGGCGCCGTCCGCAACCTCGGCAAGCCCGTCGAGATGGCCCGCCGCTACTACGAGCAGGGCGCGGACGAAGTCACCTTCCTCAACATCACCAGCTTCCGCGACTGCCCCCTGGCCGACGTGCCCATGCTCGAGATCCTCCGCCGCACCTCGGAAACCGTCTTCGTGCCGCTCACCATCGGCGGCGGCATCCGCGACACCGTCGACACGGACGGCACCAAGGTCTCGGCCCTCGAGATCGCGACAATGTACTTCAAATCCGGCGCCGACAAGGTCTCCATCGGCTCCGACGCCGTCCTCGCGGCGGAAGAATACCACGGCGCGGGACGCAAGCTCTTCGGCAACACGGCCATTGAGCAAATCTCAAAAGCCTACGGCAACCAAGCCGTCGTCGTCTCCGTCGACCCCAAGCGCGTCTACGTACCCAACACGGACGCCACGCGCCACAACATCCTCAAGACGTCCCACCCGGGCCCCAAGGGCGAGGAGTACTGCTGGTACGCCTGCACCATCAAGGGCGGCCGCGAGACGCGCGACATGGACGTCGTGGAGCTCGCCCAGGCCGTCGAGGCCATGGGCGCCGGCGAGATCCTGCTCAACTGCATCGACAAGGACGGCACCAACAGCGGTTTCGACCTCGAGCTCATCTCCCAAGTCAAGGCCGCCGTCCAGATCCCCGTCATCGCGTCCAGCGGCGCGGGCGAGCCGGCGCACTTTGAAGAGGTGTTTGCCAAGACGACGACGGACGCCGCGTTGGGGGCGGGTATGTTCCACCGCGGGGAGTATACCGTCAAGCAGGTCAAGGATTTCTTGGCCGACAAGGGGCTCAAGGTGAGGCAGTTTGAGGAGACCATTTGA
- a CDS encoding vacuolar protein sorting-associated protein, with product MYYLRRFTIFLAFLVSVSFLAWFLPRYLNPNPPDPAKQREDKKWVSSSPYWLDRQACRWLSLCGVHHLSWDPASLFPYKNDSDAGDLRLELRSLDGRHSGWETASKKRSPRDDKEERRKVLKEIPDYVLKYAPLVHLYSGENFWPADIAEHIRHMTPYLEKEALNRSLILSDLHMLNKEDGMVYLTSDDDVEQRPEWLHSHVGIPEPWNDDEDDGDKEETPNSPVGDSEHPRHETEDTTWFDVSRDHPVHRISDPRRYPQFPEGSARAAGFQHRRRDQGQKPIPDTPTHKPDQEGYSKAPAVLVLVDKGSGIVDAFWFFFYSYNLGQTVLTIRFGNHVGDWEHCMMRFENGVPRGIFFSEHEGGQAYTYNAVEKRGERPVIYSAVGSHAMYAQAGEHPYVLPFKMLKDVTDKGPLWDPSKNAYTYWYDYVQDLDEDLDDDLDDEVDVASGHRKENPTSLFPTAENPDAPTSWFHYAGPWGDKLYSLADMRQWRLFAQYHYVSGPLGPKFKRLDREKLCITTRCRILDSLKPGQTWYS from the coding sequence ATGTATTATCTACGCCGCTTCACCATCTTCCTCGCCTTCTTGGTGTCGGTGTCGTTCCTCGCATGGTTCCTGCCCCGCTACCTCAACCCAAACCCGCCAGACCCGGCCAAGCAGCGCGAGGATAAGAAATGGGTCAGCAGCAGCCCGTACTGGCTCGATCGTCAGGCCTGCCGTTGGCTGAGTCTCTGCGGTGTTCATCATCTCTCATGGGACCCAGCTTCTCTCTTCCCCTACAAGAACGACTCCGACGCCGGTGATTTGCGGTTGGAGCTTAGGTCACTTGATGGACGCCATTCTGGGTGGGAGACGGCTTCCAAGAAGCGCTCGCCGCGGGACGACAAGGAAGAGAGGAGGAAGGTCTTGAAGGAGATTCCCGACTATGTTCTCAAGTATGCGCCGCTAGTCCACCTCTACTCGGGCGAGAACTTCTGGCCCGCCGACATTGCGGAACACATTCGGCACATGACGCCCTACTTGGAAAAAGAGGCGTTGAACCGCTCCCTGATTCTGTCGGATTTGCACATGCTTAACAAGGAGGATGGCATGGTTTACCTCACCAGCGATGACGATGTCGAGCAGAGACCCGAATGGCTGCACAGTCACGTTGGCATTCCTGAGCCATGGAACGATGATGAGGACGATGGCGACAAGGAAGAGACGCCCAACAGCCCAGTTGGGGACTCTGAACACCCACGACATGAAACTGAGGATACGACGTGGTTCGACGTATCTCGCGATCACCCCGTTCACCGCATCTCGGACCCTCGTCGCTACCCACAATTCCCAGAAGGCTCCGCCCGCGCCGCCGGCTTCCAGCACCGCCGCCGAGACCAGGGCCAGAAGCCCATTCCCGACACGCCAACCCACAAGCCCGATCAGGAAGGCTACTCAAAGGCCCCGgccgtcctcgtcctcgtcgacAAGGGCTCCGGCATCGTCGACGCCTTCTGGTTTTTCTTCTACTCGTACAACCTCGGTCAGACGGTCCTGACCATTCGCTTCGGCAACCACGTCGGCGACTGGGAGCACTGCATGATGCGCTTCGAGAACGGTGTGCCCCGTGGCATCTTCTTCTCGGAACACGAGGGCGGCCAGGCTTACACGTACAATGCCGTCGAGAAGCGGGGCGAGCGTCCCGTCATCTACTCCGCCGTCGGCTCCCATGCCATGTACGCGCAGGCCGGCGAGCACCCGTACGTGCTGCCTTTCAAGATGCTCAAGGACGTGACCGACAAGGGACCCCTTTGGGACCCGTCAAAGAACGCCTACACCTACTGGTACGACTACGTCCAAGATCTGGACGAGGACCTCGACGACGACCTCGATGACGAGGTCGACGTGGCTAGCGGCCACCGGAAGGAGAACCCCACCAGTCTGTTCCCCACGGCCGAGAACCCCGACGCGCCGACGTCATGGTTCCATTACGCCGGCCCTTGGGGCGATAAGCTCTACAGCTTGGCCGATATGCGCCAGTGGCGCTTGTTCGCGCAGTACCACTACGTCTCCGGGCCGTTGGGTCCCAAGTTCAAGCGGCTCGATCGCGAGAAGCTCTGCATTACTACCCGCTGCCGGATCTTGGATAGCTTAAAGCCCGGACAGACGTGGTATAGTTAG